ACAGGGCTTAAGGATTTTCTTTTATTTGCGCGGTAAGTTATACTTCCGGCGTTTTTCCCAAAGGCTTTTGCGGCTAATGCCAAGCTTGTTAGCCAATTCTGTATCGGTGCAAGTAGAAGAAAAATGCCTGATCGCTTCTCTTTCATATTCTTGAATGGAAAGGAAAGTCGTGTGGTTGCTAAACAAATTTAGGGGTCTGTTGCCGCATCCAATGCTCACAATTTTAGGAAATTCTAGGGGTTCTTTATGGGTATAGGACAAAACAATAGGGCATGAACGGGCCAATTCTAACAATTTCAATTGCTCATCTTTTTTAAGCTCTTCTAAATGCATGATGTAAAAAGGGCGTTCTAGTTTGTCTTTATTCTTGTATAGTTCTTTCCAAGTGGTATCCTTTAAAGAGAAAAAAGAAAAATCCATTTGCCTTTCTTTAGCGTATTGCAATAAATAAGCGTTCGCAAGCTCTTGAGAGGGCGTGTGGATGATAAAGGGCGGCCGGTAAGAAAAATCTTTAGGCAAGGGCAATTCCGCATGGATAAAGTCTAAGTAATTTTCATAAAATCCTAGGCGAGCGGTCATTTCTTGGTAGGCTTTGTGGTATTGGATCTTACGCAACAATTCATCCATTTTAAAAGGTTTTAGAATATAATCTCTCGCTCCCGCTTGAATGGGTTTATTCACGCCATCTTCATTGACATGCGAAGCCATCATGATAATGATTTGCTTGGAATTATAACGCACAAAGTGTTCGCAACGCCCTTGAGTGCAAACTTTAGAAGAAACCAAAATCACATCATAAGGCTCTTTATTTTCTTCTGAAATGCTAGAGATGATCTCGCAAAAATGCCCTAAATCATGCAAATTATGCGAAATACTCCTGGCTAGCGCTAAATCGTCTTCAATGATTAAGATTTTCATTAATCGTTCCTTTTATCACATTTTAAAGTTTTTGCTTATAACGCATGCTCACATGCACTTGGACTAACAGCCCTTCTTGTTTGCCAATGAACCCCATTTTTTCCATAGTAGTGGCTTTCAAGCTGATTTGAGATTTTTCTAAACCCAAAAGTTGGCTCAAATTCTCTAAAATCGCCGGTTTGTAAGGAGTGATTTTAGGGATTTCGCTAAAGATGGTCGCCCCCATTTCAAACAATTCAAACCCAATGCTTTGAGAAAAATCCAACACGATTTTTAAAAGTTCTTTAGAAGAGGCGTTTTTATATTTGGGGTCATTATCAGGGAACCATTCGCCAATATCCCCCCCTTTAATCGCCCCTAAAATCGCATCAATAACCGCATGCAACAAAGCATCGCCATCGCTATGAGCCTTTAACCCAAACCCGCAATCCAAAACAACCCCCCCTAAAACCATAGGCTTATTTTTAATGAACGCATGCGTATCAAAACCCATGCCGATAAAAGTGTCCTTTGCTGGGTTGAAAAAGAGCGCGAAATGTTTCAAATCGCCGCTCGTGGTGAGTTTGTGCAAATTTTTACTGCCTTCAATATAACTCACACGATTAGGGAAAGCTTGTAAAATCGCGCTGCTTTCATCTTTAAAATCCCCTTGGTTTAGGGCTGATTGGAGCGTTTTGGTGTGGCTTAATTGCGGGGTTTGAATGAGTTTGATCGCCTCTCTATCTAAAGCCTCGTTATAATAGATCGCTGTGTCATAGCAAGGCAAGTAAGGAGCGATGCAATAATGGCTCGTTTGTTGGAGGGTTAAAAACAAACTTTTGAGCGTTTCAATATTGGCTAAACCCCTAGCCACATCGCTGGTGAGCGTGTAAGCGCTATCAATTACTTTTAAAGCGTTACGCACGGATTCTTGCCTTGATGCCCCGCCTTTTACAAGCTTGATTTTGGGGTAATGGCGTTGGATATAAACATAATCCAATCCGCTTACGACTAAAACGACTTCCTTAAAGTCTAGGGCTTCTTTAAAGCTT
This DNA window, taken from Helicobacter pylori, encodes the following:
- a CDS encoding bifunctional 2-C-methyl-D-erythritol 4-phosphate cytidylyltransferase/2-C-methyl-D-erythritol 2,4-cyclodiphosphate synthase, with translation MSLIRVNGEAFKLSLESLEEDPFETKETLETLIKQTSVVLLAAGESRRFSQTIKKQWLRSNHTPLWLSVYESFKEALDFKEVVLVVSGLDYVYIQRHYPKIKLVKGGASRQESVRNALKVIDSAYTLTSDVARGLANIETLKSLFLTLQQTSHYCIAPYLPCYDTAIYYNEALDREAIKLIQTPQLSHTKTLQSALNQGDFKDESSAILQAFPNRVSYIEGSKNLHKLTTSGDLKHFALFFNPAKDTFIGMGFDTHAFIKNKPMVLGGVVLDCGFGLKAHSDGDALLHAVIDAILGAIKGGDIGEWFPDNDPKYKNASSKELLKIVLDFSQSIGFELFEMGATIFSEIPKITPYKPAILENLSQLLGLEKSQISLKATTMEKMGFIGKQEGLLVQVHVSMRYKQKL
- a CDS encoding OriC activity response regulator, giving the protein MKILIIEDDLALARSISHNLHDLGHFCEIISSISEENKEPYDVILVSSKVCTQGRCEHFVRYNSKQIIIMMASHVNEDGVNKPIQAGARDYILKPFKMDELLRKIQYHKAYQEMTARLGFYENYLDFIHAELPLPKDFSYRPPFIIHTPSQELANAYLLQYAKERQMDFSFFSLKDTTWKELYKNKDKLERPFYIMHLEELKKDEQLKLLELARSCPIVLSYTHKEPLEFPKIVSIGCGNRPLNLFSNHTTFLSIQEYEREAIRHFSSTCTDTELANKLGISRKSLWEKRRKYNLPRK